The Miscanthus floridulus cultivar M001 chromosome 7, ASM1932011v1, whole genome shotgun sequence genome includes a region encoding these proteins:
- the LOC136464993 gene encoding uncharacterized protein: MDASPDSKMEMEMVPDYKMKIAPDSEEVAADDVGPDSEEVAADSVDLLLSVEGLDSVDPLQSIEALDSVIVQDSIEMVPDSMESAMLSSEMEEVADSMAVDSEVVAPETEEVVAPESEEIVAPESEEIVVPDSLPPGAFICRRCQTT; encoded by the exons ATGGATGCCTCGCCGGACTccaagatggagatggagatggtgcCGGACTACAAGATGAAGATCGCGCCAGACTCGGAGGAGGTCGCCGCGGACGACGTCGGGCCAGACTCGGAGGAGGTCGCCGCGGACTCCGTCGACCTGCTGCTGTCCGTGGAGGGGCTGGACTCCGTCGACCCGCTGCAGTCCATCGAGGCACTGGACTCCGTCATCGTGCAAGACTCCATCGAGATGGTGCCGGACTCCATGGAGTCGGCTATGCTGTCCTCGGAGATGGAGGAGGTCGCGGACTCCATGGCCGTGGACTCGGAGGTCGTCGCGCCGGAGACGGAGGAGGTCGTCGCGCCGGAGTCCGAGGAGATCGTCGCGCCGGAGTCCGAGGAGATCGTGGTGCCGGATTCTTTGCCGCCGGGCGCTTTTATTTGCCGCCGCTGTCAA ACTACTTGA